Proteins co-encoded in one Rudaeicoccus suwonensis genomic window:
- a CDS encoding maleylpyruvate isomerase N-terminal domain-containing protein, whose product MPASLTLPTYLDGLTTAAARLREDTTETSRDAPVPTCEQWSALQLLVHTGVAHRWASGAVRGTVTRENTRAATEAFEDEGMSQEDPGNWLLAGVDDLSLALQEAPDDLDAFFFLNEAPAPREAWARRQCHETTIHAFDGLAARYGYIPQASDADIDPLIAADGIDEILCGFATRKRHDLRTSSAVTVAVRPDDVDAAWTLHLSDGPAACEPGLPEQHPDSTWSGTAAQLYLGLWNRGKEIEQVGADVIGFWRDHMRIQWN is encoded by the coding sequence ATGCCAGCATCCCTGACGTTGCCGACCTATCTCGACGGGCTCACCACCGCGGCCGCTCGGCTGCGCGAGGACACTACCGAGACCTCCCGCGATGCACCTGTCCCCACATGCGAGCAGTGGTCCGCCCTGCAACTGCTCGTGCACACAGGTGTCGCCCACCGCTGGGCCTCGGGCGCCGTGCGCGGCACCGTGACCCGGGAGAACACCCGCGCCGCCACCGAGGCCTTCGAGGACGAGGGTATGTCGCAGGAAGATCCCGGCAACTGGCTGCTCGCCGGTGTCGACGACCTGTCGCTGGCGCTGCAAGAGGCACCCGACGATCTCGACGCGTTCTTCTTCCTCAACGAGGCTCCGGCACCACGCGAGGCGTGGGCTCGCCGACAGTGCCACGAAACCACGATCCATGCCTTCGACGGGCTGGCCGCCCGGTACGGATACATCCCACAGGCCTCGGACGCGGACATCGACCCGCTCATCGCTGCCGACGGCATCGACGAGATCCTGTGCGGATTCGCCACCCGTAAGCGGCATGACCTGCGCACGAGCAGCGCAGTCACCGTGGCAGTGCGCCCGGACGACGTCGACGCCGCCTGGACACTGCACCTCTCCGACGGCCCCGCCGCCTGCGAGCCGGGTCTGCCTGAACAGCATCCGGATTCGACGTGGTCCGGCACTGCCGCGCAGCTGTACCTGGGGCTCTGGAACCGCGGCAAGGAGATAGAGCAAGTCGGCGCCGACGTCATCGGCTTCTGGCGCGATCACATGCGCATCCAGTGGAACTGA
- a CDS encoding acyl-CoA dehydrogenase family protein, with the protein MSDLFAHTPTNQSPPLTGHNTVSSDAALQSAVRAQAADLADDVLADLAQLGEVAGSQRTREHGMLANANEPQLHLVDRFGARVDEVEFHPSWHWLMETGLQFGLGGAAWTDPAPTAHVRRAAAYIAWTAMEPGHGCPLTMTYAAVPALRADASLAERYTPGLTSRSYDFGLRDPAAKSGLLAGMGMTEKQGGSDVRTNVTTATPDGAGYRLQGHKWFTSAPMNDIFLVLAQAPGGLTCFVVPRILPGGERNQLRIVRLKDKLGNRSNASSELEFIGTYADRLGDEGSGVRTIIEMVASTRLDCALGSAALMRRSVAEATWHAAHRSAFGGVLADKPAMRNVLADLAIESEAATHLALRLARAVQSPDDAGERALRRIGLPLAKFWVCKRTSFHVAEALEVLGGNGYVEESGMPMLFRESPLNSIWEGSGNVNALDVLRVLQRQPEGLDAWRDEVTLASDGEPALVDGVTDVLKTIANIEDPSSAEYIARWLAARMAVLLQASLLVQHSPGAVADAFIASRVLGGNAGVFGTLPASVDAEAIVRRATPVM; encoded by the coding sequence ATGTCTGACCTGTTCGCGCACACCCCGACCAATCAGTCGCCGCCGTTGACCGGGCACAACACGGTGTCCAGTGACGCGGCGCTGCAGTCCGCGGTGCGTGCGCAGGCTGCGGACCTCGCCGACGACGTGCTGGCGGATCTCGCCCAACTCGGGGAGGTCGCCGGCTCACAGCGCACCCGTGAGCACGGCATGCTCGCCAACGCCAACGAGCCGCAGTTACACCTGGTCGACCGCTTCGGCGCGCGCGTGGACGAGGTGGAGTTCCACCCCAGCTGGCACTGGTTGATGGAGACCGGGCTGCAATTCGGTCTGGGCGGCGCTGCGTGGACCGACCCGGCGCCGACAGCGCACGTGCGACGGGCCGCGGCATACATCGCATGGACTGCGATGGAGCCGGGCCACGGTTGTCCGCTGACGATGACGTATGCCGCAGTGCCGGCCTTGCGTGCCGACGCCTCGCTCGCCGAGCGCTACACGCCCGGATTGACCTCTCGTTCCTACGATTTCGGGCTGCGCGACCCCGCAGCCAAGTCGGGTCTGCTGGCCGGGATGGGCATGACGGAGAAACAGGGCGGCTCCGATGTGCGCACCAATGTCACGACGGCGACGCCGGACGGCGCGGGATACCGGCTGCAGGGGCACAAGTGGTTCACCTCGGCGCCGATGAACGACATCTTCCTGGTGCTCGCGCAGGCACCCGGCGGGCTCACGTGCTTCGTGGTGCCGCGGATCCTGCCGGGTGGCGAACGCAACCAGCTACGCATCGTGCGGCTGAAGGACAAGCTCGGCAACCGCTCCAATGCCTCCAGTGAGTTGGAATTCATCGGCACGTATGCCGATCGGCTCGGTGACGAGGGGTCGGGCGTCCGCACGATCATCGAGATGGTGGCGTCCACCCGGCTGGACTGCGCGCTCGGGTCGGCGGCGCTGATGCGCCGCAGCGTCGCCGAGGCGACCTGGCACGCGGCGCATCGCTCGGCCTTCGGTGGAGTGCTGGCCGACAAGCCGGCGATGCGGAATGTGCTGGCAGATCTGGCGATCGAGTCCGAGGCAGCCACGCACCTGGCATTGCGGCTGGCGCGCGCCGTGCAGTCTCCGGACGACGCGGGGGAGCGGGCGCTGCGGCGCATCGGTCTGCCGCTGGCGAAGTTCTGGGTGTGCAAGCGCACATCCTTCCACGTCGCCGAGGCGCTGGAGGTGCTGGGCGGCAACGGATATGTCGAGGAGTCCGGCATGCCGATGCTGTTCCGCGAGTCGCCGCTGAACTCGATCTGGGAGGGCAGCGGCAATGTGAACGCCCTCGACGTGTTGCGGGTGCTGCAACGGCAGCCGGAAGGTTTGGATGCATGGCGCGACGAGGTGACGCTTGCCTCCGACGGTGAACCTGCGCTGGTGGACGGCGTCACCGATGTGCTCAAAACGATTGCCAACATTGAGGATCCGAGCAGTGCGGAGTATATCGCGCGGTGGCTCGCGGCACGTATGGCGGTGCTCCTGCAGGCGAGTCTGCTGGTGCAACATTCGCCGGGAGCGGTAGCGGATGCCTTCATCGCCTCGCGGGTGCTGGGCGGCAATGCCGGGGTCTTCGGCACGCTGCCTGCTTCGGTGGACGCCGAGGCGATCGTGCGACGTGCGACACCGGTGATGTGA
- a CDS encoding VOC family protein, which yields MEHLGNQQIDHENLTDWRKLGQALHARFGIPDLVAGAGFVAAIAGVAEPGGHRPHVTLTYSGVDVVLASHVDGRWVTPNEIELARTISHIAAEHRLRPEPGAVAQLELALDTADADRVAPFWAALLTGDPDNRIHDSVFDPTDRVPSLWFQDTDEHETPRQRWHFDLWLAPEIAEERIAAAVAAGGVIVDETEAPSFVVLADPDGNKVCICTSLDRA from the coding sequence ATGGAGCATCTCGGCAATCAACAGATCGACCACGAAAACCTCACCGACTGGCGCAAGCTCGGTCAGGCACTGCACGCGCGTTTCGGCATCCCCGACCTTGTCGCGGGGGCCGGCTTCGTCGCCGCGATCGCCGGCGTTGCCGAGCCAGGCGGTCACCGTCCGCATGTGACGCTGACGTATTCCGGTGTCGACGTCGTCCTCGCCAGCCATGTCGACGGCCGGTGGGTCACGCCGAACGAGATCGAGCTGGCCCGCACGATCAGCCACATCGCGGCAGAGCACCGGCTGAGACCGGAGCCAGGCGCGGTCGCCCAACTCGAGCTGGCCCTGGACACCGCCGACGCCGACCGCGTCGCGCCGTTCTGGGCGGCCCTGCTCACCGGCGACCCGGACAACCGGATCCACGACTCGGTGTTCGACCCCACCGATCGCGTGCCGTCGCTGTGGTTCCAGGACACCGACGAGCACGAAACCCCTCGCCAACGCTGGCATTTCGACCTCTGGCTCGCGCCAGAGATCGCCGAGGAACGCATCGCAGCGGCCGTCGCCGCCGGTGGGGTCATCGTCGATGAGACCGAGGCGCCGTCCTTCGTCGTGCTGGCCGACCCGGACGGCAACAAAGTCTGCATCTGCACCAGCCTCGACCGCGCCTGA
- a CDS encoding glycosyltransferase family 87 protein, protein MNSKRRWSSNGARFTPIARLALVIAVMIQVAATVVLFDGARWGSHLHPVTRLFPLTVIPFVIAVAALSRSGLTARLQERAIVVVTVVLQVIAMTRPPLTSNDDLRYIWDGKVQLAGISPYRYVPNSPALVRLHTSALFTHHDCGLPTGCALLNRPNVHTVYPPVAQAAFDTVRILSFGGHGAYGGQQAFQVAAGIGVLLATVLMLRRARRTSSPIWWVALWAWCPVVVSEFGNNAHIDWVAVLFTLGAIAAYVAARPIWSGAFLGAAIATKLYPVMVLPALLRRHPLKLVSAAIGVVVLGYIPQVAAVGAGVIGYLPGYLSEEGYDSGSRLKLLGAVLPHPYDTYAGVLILAVLAIVCWSRTDPKRPEFGAVWLAGATFLVMSPDYGWYATLLLALIAITGRWQWLPVVLAPTCTYLYGTTPNQETLIFVAAAVLTFAALGATGVRNLRRRRATTSADARVSQPSAASLS, encoded by the coding sequence GTGAACTCGAAGCGCCGATGGTCCAGCAACGGCGCGCGTTTCACCCCCATCGCGCGTCTCGCGCTGGTGATCGCGGTGATGATTCAGGTTGCCGCAACGGTCGTCCTGTTCGACGGCGCACGATGGGGCTCCCACCTGCACCCGGTCACGCGACTGTTTCCGCTGACCGTCATACCTTTCGTCATCGCCGTCGCCGCGCTGTCACGGTCGGGCCTGACCGCTCGGCTGCAGGAGCGCGCCATCGTGGTTGTCACGGTCGTACTGCAGGTGATCGCGATGACCCGGCCTCCGCTGACCTCCAATGACGACCTGCGCTACATCTGGGACGGCAAGGTGCAATTGGCCGGGATCTCGCCGTACCGCTACGTCCCGAACTCCCCCGCGCTGGTCCGCCTGCACACCAGCGCGCTGTTCACCCACCACGACTGCGGTCTGCCGACCGGATGCGCATTGCTCAACCGCCCGAATGTGCACACCGTCTACCCGCCCGTGGCGCAGGCGGCCTTCGACACCGTGCGGATCCTGTCCTTCGGTGGGCACGGCGCGTATGGCGGCCAGCAGGCCTTCCAGGTCGCGGCGGGCATCGGCGTGCTGCTCGCGACGGTGCTCATGCTGCGACGGGCACGTCGCACGTCCAGCCCGATCTGGTGGGTGGCGCTGTGGGCATGGTGCCCGGTCGTGGTTTCGGAGTTCGGGAACAACGCCCACATCGACTGGGTGGCAGTGCTGTTCACACTGGGCGCCATCGCCGCCTATGTGGCTGCACGGCCGATCTGGAGCGGCGCCTTCCTCGGCGCTGCGATCGCCACGAAGTTGTACCCCGTGATGGTGCTGCCGGCGCTGCTGCGCCGACACCCGCTCAAGCTCGTCTCCGCAGCGATCGGGGTCGTCGTCCTCGGCTACATCCCGCAGGTCGCAGCAGTCGGAGCCGGGGTGATCGGCTACCTGCCCGGCTATCTGTCGGAAGAGGGATACGACAGCGGATCACGGCTGAAACTGCTCGGCGCGGTCCTCCCGCATCCTTACGACACGTATGCCGGGGTCCTCATCCTCGCGGTCCTCGCGATCGTGTGCTGGTCGCGCACCGATCCGAAGCGACCGGAGTTCGGCGCGGTCTGGCTCGCCGGAGCGACCTTTCTGGTGATGTCGCCGGACTACGGGTGGTACGCAACCCTGCTGCTGGCGCTCATCGCGATCACCGGCCGGTGGCAGTGGCTGCCGGTGGTGCTGGCGCCGACGTGCACCTACTTGTACGGCACCACACCGAACCAGGAGACGCTGATCTTCGTCGCGGCCGCGGTCCTGACGTTCGCTGCTCTCGGAGCCACCGGTGTGCGCAACCTGCGTCGGCGACGTGCCACGACTTCCGCCGACGCTCGGGTGTCGCAACCGTCGGCTGCCTCCCTCAGCTGA
- a CDS encoding NAD-dependent epimerase/dehydratase family protein, whose amino-acid sequence MRVLLTGAAGFIGTAVAADLDTAGVDLQLVDALLPQVHGANPVVPQGLSRLDVRAADDPGVWDELLSGVDAVCHQAAVVGVERAPGDFPLYASHNDVGTAALLTAMARAGVNRLVLASSLVVYGEGGYRCERHGSVVPAERSRERLQAGLFENQCPVCGDNVQWATVPESAPSAPRSAYAASKVAQENYAAAWARHTGGTVVALRYHNVYGPGMPRDSSYCGVAATFRSHLAAGRPPVVFEDGGQMRDFVHVDDIATANRLALQSVDQHEPGRLTAYNIGSGQPVSIGQVAEQLASTKGLTTSVTGDFRPGDVRHIVADCTAARAGIGFAAATAPARGLVAFASEPLRGEAA is encoded by the coding sequence ATGAGGGTGCTGCTGACCGGAGCCGCAGGCTTCATCGGGACGGCAGTCGCCGCAGACCTCGACACGGCAGGTGTGGACCTGCAGTTGGTCGATGCCCTGCTGCCACAGGTGCACGGAGCGAATCCTGTTGTGCCGCAGGGGCTGTCGCGTCTCGATGTGCGTGCTGCCGATGATCCTGGTGTGTGGGACGAGTTGCTCTCGGGTGTGGACGCCGTCTGTCACCAGGCAGCTGTCGTCGGTGTCGAGCGGGCGCCTGGGGACTTTCCGCTGTACGCCTCGCACAACGATGTCGGCACCGCGGCCCTTCTCACGGCGATGGCTCGTGCAGGCGTGAATCGGCTGGTCCTGGCCTCCTCACTCGTCGTGTATGGCGAAGGCGGGTACCGGTGTGAGCGGCACGGGTCGGTGGTGCCCGCAGAGCGCTCCCGCGAACGACTGCAGGCCGGGTTGTTCGAGAACCAGTGCCCGGTGTGCGGCGACAACGTGCAGTGGGCGACGGTGCCCGAAAGTGCGCCGTCGGCGCCGCGCAGCGCGTATGCCGCCAGCAAGGTGGCACAGGAGAATTACGCCGCCGCCTGGGCGCGGCATACAGGTGGCACCGTCGTCGCCCTGCGTTATCACAACGTCTATGGCCCGGGTATGCCGCGCGACAGTTCGTATTGCGGTGTCGCGGCGACCTTCCGCTCTCATCTGGCGGCCGGTCGACCTCCGGTGGTCTTCGAGGACGGCGGTCAGATGCGCGACTTCGTGCACGTCGACGACATCGCGACCGCGAATCGGCTTGCCCTGCAGTCGGTGGACCAGCACGAGCCGGGCCGGCTCACGGCATACAACATCGGCTCCGGGCAGCCGGTCTCGATCGGTCAGGTAGCCGAACAGCTAGCCTCGACAAAGGGATTGACGACATCGGTCACCGGAGACTTCCGGCCGGGCGACGTGCGACACATTGTCGCGGACTGCACTGCAGCACGTGCCGGAATCGGGTTCGCGGCGGCGACGGCTCCGGCTCGTGGCCTCGTCGCCTTCGCCAGTGAGCCGCTGCGCGGGGAGGCGGCATGA
- a CDS encoding glycosyltransferase family 2 protein, whose translation MTSPSAVTPVVPVPSAVLQRTQLVMPCLNEEQALPRLLAAVPAEVDVVIADNGSTDRSVQIARAAGATVVTVPQQGYGAAAHGGLLAASAEFVVVMDADGSVDPSDALALVAVVAQGEADLALGRRRPVRRGLIPPQARIGNAAATAVLRHRHGLGVHDIAPVRAARRSNLLDLGVTDRAMGYPVELLDKAGRAGWRVLEFDVDYFPRAAGSVSKVSGTVRGTARTAWGFGRALW comes from the coding sequence ATGACCAGCCCGTCGGCAGTGACGCCGGTTGTGCCCGTGCCCTCCGCGGTGCTGCAGCGCACGCAGCTGGTGATGCCGTGCCTGAACGAGGAACAGGCGTTGCCGCGTCTGCTGGCCGCGGTCCCTGCCGAGGTGGACGTCGTCATCGCCGACAACGGCTCGACCGACCGCAGCGTGCAGATCGCTCGCGCGGCCGGGGCGACTGTCGTCACGGTGCCGCAGCAGGGGTATGGCGCGGCCGCGCACGGTGGATTGCTGGCAGCATCAGCCGAGTTCGTGGTCGTGATGGATGCCGACGGCTCGGTGGATCCATCTGACGCGCTCGCTCTCGTGGCGGTCGTCGCGCAGGGCGAAGCGGATCTCGCGCTCGGCCGGCGCCGACCCGTGCGGCGAGGGCTCATCCCGCCGCAGGCGCGGATCGGGAATGCCGCTGCGACGGCGGTCCTGCGTCACCGGCACGGCCTCGGTGTGCATGACATCGCTCCGGTGCGCGCGGCTCGGCGCAGCAACCTGCTCGACCTGGGCGTCACCGACCGCGCGATGGGCTATCCGGTGGAACTGCTCGACAAGGCCGGACGTGCCGGCTGGCGGGTGCTCGAGTTCGACGTCGACTACTTCCCGCGCGCCGCGGGCAGCGTGTCGAAAGTGTCAGGAACTGTGCGCGGAACCGCCCGCACAGCATGGGGTTTCGGGAGGGCGTTGTGGTGA
- a CDS encoding TIGR04282 family arsenosugar biosynthesis glycosyltransferase, protein MNPDLLIVAKAPVPGVVKTRLAADLGGDVNAAAQLAAAGLLDTLEVCSAWSAAGHRRLSLAGSLESAVRADELQRAVQGWVITPQVTAMFAQRLAAAHMACDGPVIQLGMDTPQVTTALLTVLAQALTTHDAVVAPAADGGWWALGLRSGLHGALIADVPMSTENTCTATVSALERGGLSVATAPILRDVDHLDDAIAVGRECPDTHFARSLEAQVLTGAGVLR, encoded by the coding sequence GTGAATCCAGATCTGCTGATCGTCGCCAAGGCACCGGTGCCGGGCGTGGTGAAAACGCGCCTGGCCGCCGACCTCGGCGGTGATGTGAATGCTGCAGCACAGCTGGCCGCGGCCGGCTTGCTCGACACGCTCGAGGTGTGCTCGGCGTGGTCGGCCGCCGGCCACCGCCGACTCAGCCTCGCGGGCTCGTTGGAGTCCGCCGTACGTGCTGACGAACTGCAACGAGCGGTGCAGGGGTGGGTCATCACGCCTCAGGTCACGGCCATGTTCGCGCAGCGGCTGGCGGCCGCGCACATGGCGTGCGACGGGCCTGTCATACAGCTCGGGATGGACACACCCCAGGTGACGACCGCACTGCTGACGGTCCTTGCGCAGGCGTTGACGACTCACGACGCCGTCGTCGCGCCCGCCGCCGATGGTGGCTGGTGGGCGCTCGGACTGCGCAGCGGACTGCATGGCGCGTTGATCGCAGACGTGCCGATGTCGACCGAAAACACCTGCACTGCAACAGTTTCTGCTCTGGAGCGCGGTGGTTTGAGCGTCGCAACCGCGCCGATCCTGCGCGACGTGGACCATCTCGACGACGCAATCGCCGTCGGCCGTGAGTGTCCGGACACGCACTTCGCGCGGTCCCTTGAGGCACAGGTGCTGACCGGTGCGGGGGTGCTGCGATGA
- a CDS encoding class I SAM-dependent methyltransferase, with product MTALAVAEAFSHALRGEQCLLTDADGSSWALPVMEWQDTDNPDDDLLLGLCVGMTLDVGCGPGRLTAELGRRGHVALGIDVVPEAVEQSRGRGAIAMLRDVFAPVPGEGRWHTVLLADQNIGIGGDPVALLIRMGQILAYDGRVVVEVAAPSEPTRIGDVWLDCACGRSEPFRWATVSAVDLPAIAAEAGFDVTSRWNNDRKWVCMLERNSSS from the coding sequence ATGACCGCACTCGCCGTCGCCGAGGCGTTCAGTCATGCGCTGCGTGGTGAGCAGTGTCTGCTGACAGATGCCGACGGGAGCTCGTGGGCGCTGCCGGTGATGGAGTGGCAGGACACCGACAATCCGGATGACGACCTGTTGCTCGGATTGTGCGTCGGTATGACGCTCGACGTCGGCTGCGGGCCGGGCCGGCTGACCGCCGAACTGGGCCGTCGCGGACATGTCGCGCTCGGGATCGACGTGGTCCCCGAAGCTGTCGAGCAGAGTCGGGGCAGGGGAGCTATCGCAATGCTGCGCGATGTCTTCGCGCCTGTTCCTGGCGAAGGTCGTTGGCACACGGTGCTTCTCGCGGATCAGAACATCGGGATCGGTGGCGATCCGGTCGCCCTGCTGATCCGGATGGGTCAGATCCTCGCGTATGACGGACGTGTCGTCGTCGAGGTCGCCGCGCCGAGCGAGCCCACCAGGATCGGCGACGTCTGGCTGGACTGTGCCTGCGGTCGCAGCGAACCGTTCCGATGGGCCACGGTCTCGGCTGTCGACCTGCCGGCCATCGCCGCTGAGGCCGGATTCGACGTGACCAGCCGGTGGAACAACGATCGGAAATGGGTCTGCATGCTGGAAAGGAACTCGTCATCTTGA
- a CDS encoding molybdopterin-dependent oxidoreductase, whose amino-acid sequence MGLHAGKELVILSRERLRPPQESDFSSRLRSAAVAARVGLWLGICFVLAFITGLISHYAQLPHPPIPLPASPSWGYRLTQTVHVVTGTAAVPLLLVKLWVVYPKLFQPIPRKFGALFVSGLERLSIGVLVSSAVLELTIGIMNVAQWYVWPFDFKKTHYALAFVVIGALIVHIAVKLPVIRTALGADIDGTDVDRPTAVRPGVLTRRGVVRISWVAAGLAVIAGSSAAGTAPVLNRIAVLSARSRKYGIPINRTAAQAGVVAQISRADNVCSVIHGSRTMTYSRDQLLALPQSTHTLPIACVEGWSVSGTWTGVPLRHLLDLVGAETGRQVMVQSVQRGTTESQTILPADFADDSRTLLALHLDGEPLSYDHGYPARLIAPDRPGALQTKWVSRIEVL is encoded by the coding sequence ATGGGTCTGCATGCTGGAAAGGAACTCGTCATCTTGAGTCGTGAGCGCCTCCGGCCGCCGCAGGAGTCTGATTTCTCCAGCCGGCTGCGATCGGCAGCGGTCGCAGCCCGGGTCGGGCTCTGGCTGGGCATCTGCTTCGTGCTGGCCTTCATCACCGGCCTGATCAGCCATTACGCGCAGCTGCCCCACCCGCCGATTCCGTTGCCTGCCAGCCCCAGTTGGGGGTACCGGCTGACCCAAACGGTGCACGTGGTGACCGGCACGGCCGCTGTGCCCTTGCTGCTCGTCAAGCTCTGGGTGGTGTATCCCAAGCTGTTCCAACCGATTCCGCGCAAATTCGGGGCGCTGTTCGTCTCGGGCCTGGAGCGGCTCTCGATCGGTGTCCTCGTCAGTTCCGCCGTGCTCGAACTCACGATCGGCATCATGAATGTCGCTCAGTGGTACGTCTGGCCGTTCGACTTCAAGAAGACCCATTACGCGCTCGCCTTCGTGGTGATCGGCGCGCTGATCGTCCATATCGCGGTGAAGCTGCCCGTCATACGGACCGCACTCGGAGCGGACATCGACGGCACCGATGTCGATCGCCCCACCGCGGTGCGCCCCGGCGTGCTGACACGCAGAGGGGTCGTGCGGATCTCGTGGGTCGCTGCGGGATTGGCTGTGATCGCAGGGAGTTCGGCAGCCGGGACCGCCCCCGTGCTCAATCGCATTGCAGTGCTGTCGGCGCGTTCGCGGAAATACGGCATACCGATCAACCGCACGGCGGCGCAAGCCGGTGTCGTCGCCCAGATCTCGCGAGCTGACAACGTTTGCAGTGTCATTCACGGCTCTCGGACGATGACCTACTCGCGGGACCAACTGCTTGCGCTTCCGCAGTCGACCCACACCCTGCCCATCGCCTGTGTCGAGGGGTGGAGTGTGAGCGGCACGTGGACCGGGGTGCCGCTGCGGCATCTGCTCGATCTCGTCGGTGCCGAGACGGGGCGGCAGGTGATGGTGCAGTCGGTGCAGCGCGGCACGACCGAGAGCCAGACGATCCTGCCGGCCGACTTCGCCGACGACTCCCGCACGCTGCTGGCGCTGCACCTCGACGGCGAGCCCTTGTCGTACGACCACGGATATCCCGCGAGGCTGATCGCCCCTGATCGGCCCGGTGCGCTGCAGACCAAGTGGGTCAGCCGGATCGAGGTGCTGTGA
- a CDS encoding response regulator transcription factor — MARVMVVDDDRTVREVSAAYLRASGHQIVEAGTGEQALELIATNPADLLVLDIMLPGISGLEVAARLRKDCDVPIIMLSALGGEADRVAGLELGVDDYIGKPFSPRELALRVESVLRRSSAPAGAVWHVLRDDDLVLDAAQRQATLDGVDLGLTQREFDLLQFFMSHPDTAYSREDLLRHVWGWAVGDNSTVTVHVRRLREKVEPDPARPTRLLTVWGKGYRWAQRS, encoded by the coding sequence ATGGCGCGAGTGATGGTGGTCGACGACGATCGCACGGTGCGTGAAGTCAGCGCGGCCTACCTGCGCGCGAGCGGACACCAGATTGTCGAGGCCGGCACGGGGGAGCAGGCCCTGGAACTCATCGCCACGAATCCGGCCGACCTGCTCGTGCTCGACATCATGCTTCCCGGCATCAGCGGCCTTGAGGTCGCGGCACGCTTGCGGAAGGACTGCGACGTGCCGATCATCATGCTGTCCGCGCTCGGCGGCGAAGCCGATCGCGTTGCCGGGCTCGAACTGGGTGTCGACGACTACATCGGAAAGCCCTTCAGCCCGAGGGAATTGGCGCTACGAGTCGAGTCGGTCTTGCGCCGCAGCAGTGCGCCCGCCGGAGCTGTGTGGCACGTGCTGCGCGACGACGACCTCGTGTTGGATGCCGCCCAGCGGCAGGCCACGCTCGATGGCGTCGACCTCGGGCTCACACAGCGCGAGTTCGACCTGCTGCAGTTCTTCATGTCGCATCCGGACACGGCGTACTCCCGTGAGGACCTTCTGCGGCATGTGTGGGGCTGGGCGGTCGGCGACAACTCGACGGTGACCGTTCACGTGCGACGCCTGCGCGAAAAGGTCGAACCCGACCCGGCCCGTCCGACGCGGTTGCTCACGGTGTGGGGCAAGGGCTACCGATGGGCGCAACGGTCATGA